ACCCGCAGGCCCCCGGCATCGACGCGTGTGGTCAGGCCATCAAGCTGATGGAACTGACGCTGGCCACCAACTCCTAGCGCGGCACGTGGAATGAGGTGAGCTCAGCGCTGCTGAGTTCCAGAGCCGCCCAGCCGACGGGCACCCGCAGTACGGCGATGGCCGACGTCGGATACTTCATCGCGATGCCGTCGGCCGCGGCGCGATCGGAGCGGTCGGGGTCGGCCAGGCCGAGTGACAGCTGGCTCATCGTCGGTTCGTGACCGACCACCATCAGGGTCGCGACATCGTCAGGCACCTGGTTGATTTCGACGAGCACCGTTCCCGGGGTGGCGCCGTAGAGACGTTGGGAGTAGCTGACCGGCGCGGTGATACCGGTGCGCTCGAGGGTTTGGCGGGTGCGGGTCGCCGAGGAGCACAGCACCAGATCGATCGCCGGGATGTTGGCCCGCAGCCAGTCGCCGGCGAGACCGCCCTCTCGGATACCGCGGGCCGCCAGCGGCCGGTCGTGGTCGGGCACCCCGTTCGGATAGTCCGACTTGGCGTGGCGCATCAGGACGAGCGTGCGTTCTCCAGCAGTCACCGGCCCAGGCTAAACCCCGATCGGTACATGCCGGACGAGGTCCACGGACTTGTCGGCGCCGCGCCCTACACTCGCCGCAGCACCCACCGAGAACAGGAAGGACGCCCGGAAATGCGATTTCTGCACACCGCCGACTGGCAACTCGGCATGACGCGGCACTTCCTGGAAGGCGAAGCCCAGCCGCGGTACTCCGCGGCCCGGCGCGATGCGGTCGCCGGGCTCGGCGCGCTGGCGCGGCAGACTTCAGCGGAGTTCGTCGTCGTGGCCGGTGACGTGTTCGAGCACAACCAGCTTGCGCCCAAGGTGGTCAGCCAGTCCCTGGAAGCCATGCGCGCCATCGGCGTTCCGGTGTATCTGCTGCCGGGCAACCACGATCCGCTCGACGCGTCGTCGGTGTACACCAGTGCCCTCTTCCGGGCCGAATGCCCGGACAACGTGACCGTGCTGGACCGCGACGGAGTCTGGGACGTGCGGCCCGGGGTGCAGCTGGTCGTGGCGCCGTGGCGAACCAAGGCGCCGACCACCGATCTGGTGGCCGCGGTGCTGGGGGACCTGCCGGCCGACGGCACCACACGCGTTCTGGTCGCCCACGGCGGGGTCGACGTCCTCGATCCCGACCCCGGCAAGCCGTCGCTGATCCGGATGGCCGCCGTGGCCGACGCGGTCGAGCGCGGGGCGATCCACTATGTCGCCCTGGGGGACAAGCACTCCCGCACCTGCGTCGGCGACAGTCACAGGGTGTGGTACTCCGGCTCGCCGGAAGTGACCAACTTCGATGACGTCGAGGCCGATCCGGGTCATGTGCTGCTGGTCGACATCGACGAGGCGGACTCCGCACATCCGGTCACCGTCGAATCCCACCGTGTCGGACGGTGGCGGTTCGTCACGCTGCACCGGCAGGTCGACGACACCCGCGACATCGCCGATCTCGACCTCAACCTGGATCTGCTGGCCGACAAGGACCGCACAGTCGTGCGGTTGGGATTGACCGGCTCGCTGACCGTCACCGACCGCGCGGCGCTGGATGCCTGCCTGGACAAGTACGCCCGGCTGTTCGCCTGGCTGGGGACCTGGGAGCGGCACACCAACATCGCGGTGATGCCGGCCGACGGCGAGTTCGACGACCTCGGCATCGGCGGGTTCGCCGCGGCCGCTGTCGACGAGCTGGTGAACACCGCCCGCTCCGG
This is a stretch of genomic DNA from Mycobacterium sp. ELW1. It encodes these proteins:
- a CDS encoding histidine phosphatase family protein, translated to MRHAKSDYPNGVPDHDRPLAARGIREGGLAGDWLRANIPAIDLVLCSSATRTRQTLERTGITAPVSYSQRLYGATPGTVLVEINQVPDDVATLMVVGHEPTMSQLSLGLADPDRSDRAAADGIAMKYPTSAIAVLRVPVGWAALELSSAELTSFHVPR
- a CDS encoding exonuclease SbcCD subunit D, which produces MRFLHTADWQLGMTRHFLEGEAQPRYSAARRDAVAGLGALARQTSAEFVVVAGDVFEHNQLAPKVVSQSLEAMRAIGVPVYLLPGNHDPLDASSVYTSALFRAECPDNVTVLDRDGVWDVRPGVQLVVAPWRTKAPTTDLVAAVLGDLPADGTTRVLVAHGGVDVLDPDPGKPSLIRMAAVADAVERGAIHYVALGDKHSRTCVGDSHRVWYSGSPEVTNFDDVEADPGHVLLVDIDEADSAHPVTVESHRVGRWRFVTLHRQVDDTRDIADLDLNLDLLADKDRTVVRLGLTGSLTVTDRAALDACLDKYARLFAWLGTWERHTNIAVMPADGEFDDLGIGGFAAAAVDELVNTARSGDDEAAQDAQSALGLLLRLAGGSAA